DNA from Nematostella vectensis chromosome 5, jaNemVect1.1, whole genome shotgun sequence:
AGGCTACTTTCAAACATCGTACTATCCATGAGCcttattcaatgcaaatgcaagcaaatgaaaatgaaacaatcgactcgattcatttgcatgtatttacattgaatacggctcatgtgTAATacaacgtttgaacttagccttagtaATGTTTATTATAACTCGAGAATTACAGTTTGGCAGAGCGTCCCTATCTGCAAGGAGAATGTCACACTTGGGAATTATCCTCTTGTAAACTCGCAGACTTATTAAGATCATGTTAGTCAGATATAGTAAGTTTCTCGCAGCATTAACCAAGAACGTGTATTACTGTTAAATATGTTCGTTTGTTTTGCTGGACTATGGACATCTTAACATATGCCTTAAAGGTCGATGCGACTTTGACAGCGGTCTTTGTGGTCTGCGGCATGACAACACTACGCGCATGCGCTGGGACTTGGCGACTGGTAGAACTCCCAGTGGAGACACGGGTCCGTCATTGGACCATACTACGCATTCTAACAAAGGTACAAAAGAAGGGATGTTGTTCATTCAAAATCCAATATTTTTCCCGTCCGGCCTTTTCTGACGCTATTAAAAAACTCATTAATAATTTTGAGTCACGCAATGAACTCTAACTCTTCTAGGCTCCTTTGTCTACATCGAGGCGTCCCGCGTGGCTCTGGGATCCAAGGCCTGGCTCTCGAGTGACTGGATGGATCCGGGTTCAGCGGTATGCATCCAGTTCTGGTATCACATGTATGGAGAGCACGTGGGCTCACTTAGCGTACTCGCCTTCACTAGAACCACACAACAGGTCGTGTGGCGCATGGCAGGGAATATGGGAGACCGCTGGATTCTTGGTCAAACTATGATAGATATCAAAGGCGAATTCAAGGTAAGCGCCGTAATATTGGATGGCTGGATGCCCCTTATCAATTGTCATCCCAAAATATGTGGCTTTTCACGTTCTTGACATCATGATGCCTTGTTTTTCCTTGCAGTTTGTTATTGAGGGCATACGGGGTGACGGTAATCTGGGTGATATTGCTCTTGATGACCTCGCTTTGTTGGAGGGAAGATGTAGCATGGTTGAGCAGCAAAGTAAGTGACGCAGTGGCAATTGTGAGTCAGAGCGGCCGCTCTGAAGTCTTATAAAAGCCCAATaagtatccatttccatttgTTAATTCATTGACAGGGATACTTTTGATTATATggttatttcaattttttttcaaaagtgtCAAATAAACATTGAAGGGGTAACTGATCGTCATTCTTTAACACTTAACAATACGCCAAGAATCGTCGGCATGTGTAACATACTTGATAAAGGCTGGTTGAAAAAATGGTACCATCTTCAAGGTACATGGTCGGGGTGAAGTGAATGGTCGGGGCTAATAGTTCATACGCATTTccgctttttttatttgaagtgCCCGTCTCCTGCTCGTTTGAGAGTTCTTGTGGACGATGGGACATCGGTGAAGGCTGGCAGTTATCAAGCAGTAAAAGTGCGATTCCGCAACGTCCAAATAAAAGTATGGAAATGTTACTTCATTATTAAAACCCTCAAGCAATTAAATCCTTTAATAGGCTTTACACCCAAATCATATCGGGTCTGGCATTCTTATAATGTTAGTTTCATTTGGAGTTTTGGTCGCACGCAACTTCAAAACCGGTACTGGACAAGTTAGAGACCACAAGCAATTTCTTCAGAGAGAAGGTGTGAAATAAATAAcgtgctgtttttttttctataaaataggTAGGTATCTATTCTTAAAGAGAAGGGCATCTTCTCCCAGTCTGCTCCTCTCCCCAGTCTTC
Protein-coding regions in this window:
- the LOC5502227 gene encoding MAM and LDL-receptor class A domain-containing protein 1, translated to MCGRCDFDSGLCGLRHDNTTRMRWDLATGRTPSGDTGPSLDHTTHSNKGSFVYIEASRVALGSKAWLSSDWMDPGSAVCIQFWYHMYGEHVGSLSVLAFTRTTQQVVWRMAGNMGDRWILGQTMIDIKGEFKFVIEGIRGDGNLGDIALDDLALLEGRCSMVEQQMPVSCSFESSCGRWDIGEGWQLSSSKSAIPQRPNKSRYLFLKRRASSPSLLLSPVFPAGKWRCLRFWYYIGLGNNAELRIRMRREGNGTDVQLSTTSRRTKEWTYVQLSMEKMAHTIQVIFQAFSTGPALALDDVSFLETQCEDMPWTPYAGKANHSQVSMSTML